The region TCCGCATTCGCTTGAAGGCCTACGACCACCAGGCCCTCGAGACGGCGGCCAAGGAGATCGTCGAGACGGCGACGCGCACTGGCGCGACCGTCTCGGGTCCCGTGCCGCTGCCGACCGACCGCAACATCTACGCGGTCATCAAGTCGCCGTTCAAGGACAAGGACTCGCAGGAGCACTTCGAGATCCGGACCCACAAGCGCCTGATCGACATCCACGGTCCGACGCCCAAGACGGTCGACTCGCTCCAGCGCCTGGACCACCTCCCGGCCGGCGTCAACATCGAGATCAAGCTCCTCGCGTAATGCCGGCCATCCTCGCCAAGAAGCTCGGGATGACCCAGGTGTTCCTGGAGGACG is a window of Conexibacter woesei Iso977N DNA encoding:
- the rpsJ gene encoding 30S ribosomal protein S10, with the protein product MAAATQNKIRIRLKAYDHQALETAAKEIVETATRTGATVSGPVPLPTDRNIYAVIKSPFKDKDSQEHFEIRTHKRLIDIHGPTPKTVDSLQRLDHLPAGVNIEIKLLA